In the Clostridium beijerinckii genome, one interval contains:
- the argF gene encoding ornithine carbamoyltransferase → MKKDLLKMDDLSKEEILDILNLADQLKYEQKHGIEHHHLKGKSLGMIFEKSSTRTRVSFETGMYQLGGNSLFLTDRDMQIGRGEPIEDTARVLSRFIQGIMIRTFSQDEVEKLAKYASIPVINGLTDEEHPCQVLADLMTIRENKNILEGLKVAFIGDGNNMANSLMIGCLKVGMNFAVASPENYTASKKYLNRAKEIAEKEGVTFTITTSPLEAAKDADVIITDVWASMGREGEANERIKAFEGFQVNKELMTIADKNAMVLHCLPAHRGEEISAEILEEHADSIFDESENRLHAQKAVLVKLMK, encoded by the coding sequence ATGAAAAAAGACTTACTAAAAATGGATGATCTTTCTAAAGAGGAAATTCTGGATATTTTAAATTTAGCAGATCAGTTAAAATACGAACAAAAACATGGCATAGAACATCATCATCTTAAAGGTAAAAGTTTAGGAATGATTTTTGAAAAATCATCTACTAGGACCAGAGTTTCCTTTGAAACCGGCATGTATCAATTAGGTGGAAATTCACTTTTTTTGACTGATAGAGACATGCAAATTGGTCGTGGTGAGCCAATTGAAGACACTGCTAGAGTTCTTTCTAGATTTATACAAGGCATAATGATTAGAACTTTCTCACAAGATGAGGTTGAAAAATTAGCTAAATATGCATCAATTCCGGTTATAAATGGATTAACAGATGAAGAACATCCTTGTCAGGTACTAGCTGATTTAATGACGATAAGGGAAAATAAGAATATATTAGAAGGTCTAAAAGTTGCTTTTATTGGCGATGGTAACAACATGGCCAATTCTCTAATGATTGGCTGCCTAAAAGTCGGCATGAATTTTGCAGTTGCATCTCCTGAGAATTATACGGCATCTAAGAAATACCTTAATAGAGCTAAAGAGATCGCAGAAAAAGAAGGCGTTACTTTTACAATTACTACATCTCCACTTGAAGCAGCTAAAGATGCTGATGTTATAATTACTGATGTTTGGGCTAGTATGGGCAGAGAAGGTGAGGCTAATGAGAGGATTAAAGCCTTTGAAGGATTCCAAGTTAATAAAGAATTAATGACTATTGCTGATAAAAATGCTATGGTGCTTCATTGTCTTCCTGCTCATAGAGGAGAAGAAATTTCAGCTGAAATTTTAGAAGAACATGCTGATTCAATTTTCGATGAATCTGAAAATAGATTACATGCCCAAAAAGCTGTCCTTGTTAAATTAATGAAATAA
- a CDS encoding GIY-YIG nuclease family protein: MDLKEKVKKLPSSPGVYLMKDSLNNVIYVGKSKNLKSRVGSYFINSKSHSPKILKLVQNLKDFEYKITDTEFEAFLLECKLIKKIKPAYNRLMKNSKSYSYIKIVLNEKYPNIEISHESNETDGNIYFGPYSRKNIVEKGLYGIKEYCKIQCSINQRKTSSCFNYSLGLCIGMCLDTTPREEYLNILNKIINLLNGNDKIILQEMEHIMNSASEKFDFETAAKYRDYISSVNYLLEKIKIIKFTKKNRNIALLEYLDNDIVKFFLIRGNKILFSEKYILKNFDLEALKGILKDNILFYFNNEDVPMEIGKEEIDESQIIYTYLKNNSNSCKHIIIPEEWLSVSNNDINIHNILNKLLPSIKNDT, encoded by the coding sequence ATGGATTTAAAAGAAAAAGTAAAAAAACTTCCTTCTTCACCTGGTGTATATCTTATGAAGGATTCACTGAATAACGTTATTTATGTTGGTAAGTCAAAGAACTTAAAAAGTAGAGTTGGATCATATTTTATAAATTCTAAATCTCATTCTCCTAAAATTCTTAAGTTAGTTCAAAATCTCAAGGATTTTGAGTATAAAATTACTGATACTGAATTTGAGGCTTTTTTGCTTGAATGCAAATTAATAAAGAAAATTAAGCCTGCTTATAATAGGCTAATGAAAAATTCTAAGTCATATTCTTACATAAAAATAGTTCTTAACGAAAAATATCCAAATATTGAAATATCTCATGAATCAAATGAAACGGATGGAAACATTTATTTTGGTCCATATTCAAGAAAAAACATTGTTGAAAAAGGACTTTATGGTATTAAAGAATACTGCAAAATACAATGCAGTATTAATCAGCGAAAAACTTCATCCTGTTTTAACTACTCTCTAGGATTATGTATTGGAATGTGTTTAGATACTACACCACGAGAAGAGTATCTTAATATATTAAATAAAATAATAAATCTTCTTAATGGTAATGATAAAATCATTCTCCAGGAAATGGAACATATAATGAATAGCGCTTCTGAAAAATTTGATTTTGAAACTGCCGCTAAATATAGGGATTACATAAGCTCAGTAAATTATTTGCTAGAGAAAATTAAAATTATCAAATTTACTAAAAAAAATAGAAATATTGCTTTGCTTGAATATTTAGATAATGACATAGTTAAATTTTTTCTTATTAGAGGAAATAAGATACTCTTTAGTGAAAAATATATTTTAAAAAACTTTGATTTAGAAGCATTGAAAGGTATTCTTAAAGATAATATTTTATTTTACTTTAACAATGAAGATGTTCCAATGGAAATTGGAAAAGAAGAAATCGATGAATCTCAAATAATCTACACATATTTAAAAAATAACTCTAATAGCTGCAAACATATTATAATTCCAGAAGAATGGTTAAGCGTTTCAAATAATGATATAAACATACATAATATCCTTAACAAATTGTTACCTAGTATAAAAAATGATACCTAA
- a CDS encoding flavodoxin family protein yields the protein MKVLLINGSPKAKGCTYTALCEVAGELEKENIETEIFQIGNKPISGCIGCGGCYKSGEGKCVFSDDIVNIALEKAKEADGFIFGSPVHYAAPSGSITSFLDRFFYAGNCFAHKPGAAVVSCRRGGAASAFDQLNKYFTISNMPVVSSQYWNMVHGNTPEEVKQDLEGMQTMRMLGKNMAWLLKSIDAGKKAGISLPESEPRVATNFIR from the coding sequence ATGAAAGTATTACTTATTAATGGTAGTCCAAAAGCTAAAGGATGTACCTATACCGCTTTATGTGAAGTAGCCGGTGAATTAGAAAAAGAAAATATTGAAACAGAAATCTTTCAAATAGGAAATAAACCTATTAGTGGCTGTATTGGTTGTGGTGGCTGCTATAAAAGTGGTGAAGGTAAATGCGTATTTAGTGATGATATCGTAAATATCGCTTTAGAGAAGGCAAAAGAAGCTGATGGATTTATATTCGGTTCACCTGTTCATTACGCTGCTCCTTCAGGTTCAATTACATCTTTTTTAGACCGATTCTTTTATGCTGGAAATTGCTTTGCACATAAACCTGGTGCTGCAGTTGTAAGCTGCCGTAGGGGCGGAGCTGCTTCAGCTTTTGATCAATTAAATAAATATTTTACTATTTCAAATATGCCGGTTGTTTCATCTCAGTATTGGAATATGGTTCACGGTAATACTCCTGAAGAAGTTAAACAAGATTTAGAAGGAATGCAGACAATGAGAATGCTTGGCAAAAATATGGCATGGCTTCTAAAGTCCATAGATGCTGGTAAAAAAGCAGGTATTTCATTGCCTGAAAGTGAACCTAGAGTTGCAACTAATTTTATTAGATAG
- a CDS encoding glycoside hydrolase family 1 protein, with protein MNKKNINIIPDNFFWGSAVKSFQSEGAWNEGGKGISIVDKREIKEGFSNWEVAVDFYHRYKEDIALFKELGINSYRTSISWTRIIPDGEGEVNEEGIKFYNDLFDELLTNGIEPVITLYHFDLPEELAEKYNGFASRKVVDLFEKYVGVVFERFKNKVKYWITFNEQNLVIPRMELWGVKVSNNVNKEALAYQVCHNVFIAHAKATKLMHEIIPDGKMGGMVTYMTTYPMTCKPEDTLANLKVKELFNDLYFDVFANGEYPTYVTSRWKSRDIKPIFEDGDEELLKENTVDYLTFSYYQSSTVKDDPEDTESIVKGMIPNPLLKKNEWGWAIDPIGFRIALKEIYARYKMPIFVTENGIGVREELNENKTVEDDYRIDYLRAHIKQMKLAMEEGVEVIGYLTWGCTDILSSQGEMKKRYGFIFVNRDESDLRDLKRYKKKSFEWFKNVISTNGKQL; from the coding sequence ATGAATAAAAAAAATATAAACATAATTCCTGATAATTTCTTTTGGGGAAGTGCGGTTAAATCATTTCAAAGTGAGGGAGCATGGAATGAAGGGGGAAAAGGAATTTCTATAGTAGATAAAAGAGAAATAAAAGAAGGTTTTTCTAATTGGGAAGTAGCCGTTGATTTCTATCATAGATATAAAGAAGATATAGCATTGTTTAAGGAGTTAGGAATAAATAGTTATCGTACAAGTATTTCGTGGACAAGAATTATTCCAGATGGAGAAGGTGAAGTTAACGAAGAAGGGATAAAATTTTATAATGATTTATTTGATGAATTATTAACTAATGGAATAGAACCAGTTATAACACTATACCATTTTGATTTACCAGAGGAGTTAGCAGAAAAATATAATGGGTTTGCATCAAGAAAAGTTGTAGATTTATTTGAGAAATATGTAGGAGTAGTATTTGAAAGATTCAAAAATAAAGTGAAATACTGGATAACATTCAATGAGCAAAATTTAGTTATTCCGCGTATGGAGTTGTGGGGAGTAAAAGTAAGTAATAATGTTAATAAAGAAGCTTTAGCGTATCAAGTATGTCACAATGTGTTTATAGCTCATGCTAAAGCAACTAAACTGATGCATGAAATAATTCCAGATGGAAAAATGGGCGGAATGGTTACTTATATGACAACATATCCAATGACGTGTAAACCTGAGGACACATTAGCAAACTTAAAAGTAAAAGAGCTCTTTAATGATCTCTATTTTGATGTATTTGCTAATGGTGAATATCCAACATATGTGACAAGTAGGTGGAAAAGTAGAGACATAAAGCCAATATTCGAAGACGGAGATGAAGAGTTATTAAAAGAAAATACAGTGGACTATTTGACATTTAGTTATTATCAAAGTTCAACTGTAAAAGATGATCCGGAGGATACGGAGAGTATAGTAAAAGGAATGATACCAAATCCACTATTAAAGAAAAATGAATGGGGATGGGCTATTGATCCTATAGGTTTTAGAATAGCTTTAAAAGAGATATATGCAAGATATAAAATGCCAATCTTTGTAACTGAAAATGGGATTGGTGTTAGAGAAGAATTGAATGAAAATAAAACTGTAGAGGACGATTATAGAATAGATTATTTGAGAGCACATATAAAGCAAATGAAATTAGCCATGGAAGAAGGCGTTGAGGTTATAGGATACCTAACTTGGGGATGTACTGACATTTTAAGTTCACAAGGTGAGATGAAAAAAAGGTATGGATTTATATTTGTAAATCGTGATGAATCAGATTTAAGAGATTTAAAAAGGTATAAGAAAAAGAGCTTTGAGTGGTTTAAAAATGTAATTTCTACTAATGGGAAACAATTATAA
- a CDS encoding GntR family transcriptional regulator: MKSDYIINDFIEKITSGKLLVSSRIPSETQLAIKYQCNRHTIRKAIAHLIERSYLIKSIDGSTYVNDVNHYNNSILFLSSLSDYYNSDNIKSNVNEFKLIDSSEELSKLLQVEVNSHVWLIKRVRYIESHPIHTEEIYMPYSLFPNLKTEDCESSLLSYIESQYDYKISHGIRTVSPTKLNEYESNLLDLPNESVVMQIENIGYLTNSRIYEYSISKSRESKFQYYCRR; this comes from the coding sequence TTGAAAAGTGATTATATTATTAACGACTTTATTGAAAAAATTACTTCTGGAAAGCTCTTAGTATCATCTCGTATTCCATCTGAAACTCAGCTAGCAATCAAATATCAATGTAATAGACATACTATAAGAAAAGCAATAGCTCATTTAATTGAAAGGTCATATTTGATTAAATCAATTGATGGCTCAACTTATGTTAATGATGTTAATCATTATAATAACAGCATTCTTTTTTTATCCTCTCTTTCTGATTACTACAATTCGGATAATATAAAATCAAATGTTAATGAATTTAAACTTATTGATTCATCTGAGGAACTTAGCAAATTATTGCAGGTAGAAGTAAATTCTCATGTTTGGCTTATAAAAAGAGTTCGTTATATAGAGTCCCATCCTATTCATACAGAAGAGATTTACATGCCATACTCCCTATTTCCAAACCTTAAGACAGAAGATTGTGAATCTAGTTTACTTTCGTATATTGAGTCCCAATATGATTATAAAATTAGTCACGGTATTAGAACTGTGAGCCCTACAAAATTAAATGAATATGAGAGTAATTTATTAGATTTACCCAATGAGTCTGTTGTAATGCAGATTGAAAATATAGGGTATTTGACTAATAGTAGAATATATGAATATTCTATAAGTAAATCTAGAGAAAGTAAGTTTCAATATTATTGTAGGCGATAA
- a CDS encoding amino acid permease yields MKKKNKGLSAWQLAMMALGSIIGGSFFLGSAVAINAAGPSVLISYILGGILVYFILYALSEMTVANPHSGSFRTFASEAFGPGTGFVVGWVYWIGMVLSMSSEATAVSILLNEWIPNISIAIGGTIIIVGVTLLNLLGADKLSKLTSGLSAIKLLAIISFIIISFLLVTGIIPGRTAVGAGELMREPFMSSGIGGIAGGMLIVVFAYAGFEIIGLAASEADDPIKTIPKAINYTVVSLISLYIISLIALLPLIPTADLSENISPMVAALDRLGITWAGNVINLVLITAILSASLASMFGIARMLRSLADEGDAPKFLKDKGDIPYKAIVFSGISMLLGLGFGLLFPRIYLFLVTASGFSLLFTYAVIMATHIRFRKRNGCPPDGKCQMPGFPYTSWIGLISMIVVIFSMPLISDQAPGLIVGLIMIALFSSIYMIMKYFRNTEKNKNSYARVSNKMNRSKLMTEFSEEVADDNESKRNNNQKSQCKKCSKK; encoded by the coding sequence ATGAAGAAAAAAAACAAAGGATTATCTGCTTGGCAGCTCGCAATGATGGCTTTGGGAAGCATAATAGGAGGATCGTTTTTTCTTGGCTCAGCGGTGGCTATTAATGCGGCAGGACCATCTGTTTTGATATCCTATATATTAGGAGGAATTTTAGTATACTTTATACTTTATGCTTTATCTGAAATGACTGTTGCAAATCCACATTCAGGATCTTTTAGGACTTTTGCATCAGAAGCGTTTGGTCCTGGAACAGGATTTGTTGTTGGCTGGGTTTACTGGATTGGTATGGTACTTTCAATGTCTAGTGAGGCTACCGCTGTATCAATTTTATTGAATGAATGGATTCCGAATATATCAATAGCTATAGGAGGAACTATAATTATTGTTGGTGTAACTTTGCTTAATCTTTTAGGGGCTGATAAATTAAGTAAGCTCACTAGTGGTCTTTCAGCTATAAAGCTTTTGGCAATAATTTCATTTATAATTATATCTTTTCTACTTGTTACTGGAATAATTCCAGGAAGAACAGCGGTAGGGGCAGGAGAGCTTATGAGAGAGCCTTTTATGTCAAGTGGCATAGGAGGTATTGCAGGAGGAATGCTTATAGTAGTATTTGCTTATGCTGGTTTTGAAATAATAGGTTTAGCGGCTTCAGAAGCTGATGATCCAATAAAAACAATACCAAAAGCAATTAATTATACAGTTGTAAGTCTTATATCACTCTATATAATTTCCCTTATAGCATTACTTCCGTTAATTCCTACAGCAGATTTAAGCGAAAATATAAGTCCAATGGTTGCGGCTCTTGATAGATTGGGAATTACATGGGCTGGAAATGTAATTAATTTAGTACTTATTACAGCTATACTTTCTGCATCTCTCGCTTCTATGTTTGGGATTGCAAGAATGCTAAGATCACTTGCAGATGAAGGTGATGCTCCTAAGTTTTTGAAAGATAAAGGTGATATTCCTTACAAAGCTATAGTATTTTCTGGAATTTCAATGCTTTTAGGATTAGGATTTGGGTTGTTATTTCCTAGAATATATCTGTTTCTAGTAACAGCAAGTGGATTCTCTCTACTTTTTACTTACGCAGTAATTATGGCGACGCACATAAGATTCCGTAAAAGAAATGGATGTCCTCCAGATGGGAAATGTCAAATGCCTGGATTTCCGTATACATCTTGGATTGGACTAATAAGTATGATTGTTGTTATTTTTAGTATGCCTCTTATATCTGATCAAGCACCAGGACTTATAGTAGGACTGATAATGATAGCTCTATTTTCATCAATTTATATGATAATGAAATATTTTAGGAACACTGAAAAGAATAAAAATAGCTATGCAAGAGTTAGCAATAAAATGAACCGTTCAAAACTGATGACAGAATTTTCAGAAGAAGTTGCAGATGACAACGAATCAAAGCGAAATAATAATCAAAAAAGCCAATGTAAAAAATGCAGTAAGAAATAG
- a CDS encoding MFS transporter — MNINNNYKTNLTEEKPTRVRYLVLALIFINIVINYMDRSNISVAASHMSKDLKLSTVQMGLIFSAFGWVYAALQIPSGYLVDRFKPRAVYACSLFIWSLATLLQSIVGGFGSLLGLRLSIGCFEAPVMPASNKVASSWFPTNERASAIAIYSSAQFVGLAFVSPLLFILEDKFGWKFLFILTGLVGIAWSIVWYALYRDPSKSKRINNAELNYIKEGGGIVEDEDVDNSTTKEKAQFKFSDLKMMFSNRKLIGIYIGQFTISSTFWFFLTWFPTYLVEYRHLSFIKSGFVSSVPYLAAFCGVLVSGFVSDKLIKKGVSMGVARKTPIIIGLLLTTTIIGANFVDSTPLIVMFMAIAFFGNGLATITWIFVSLLAPKNLVGLAGGVFNCTGALSSIVIPIVIGIIVSGGNFTPAIALIGILALIGALSYIFIVGKIEENN; from the coding sequence ATGAATATAAATAATAATTATAAGACTAATTTGACTGAAGAGAAGCCAACTAGAGTAAGATATTTAGTATTAGCTCTAATATTTATAAATATAGTAATAAATTACATGGATCGTTCAAATATATCTGTAGCAGCATCTCATATGTCTAAAGATTTGAAATTATCAACTGTTCAAATGGGATTAATATTTTCAGCGTTTGGATGGGTATATGCTGCATTGCAAATACCTAGCGGATACTTAGTTGATAGATTTAAGCCTCGTGCTGTATATGCATGTAGTTTATTTATATGGTCATTAGCTACATTATTACAAAGTATTGTAGGTGGATTTGGATCACTTTTAGGTTTACGTTTATCAATAGGATGTTTTGAAGCCCCAGTGATGCCAGCAAGTAATAAGGTGGCATCAAGTTGGTTTCCAACAAATGAAAGAGCATCTGCTATTGCAATATACTCTTCAGCTCAATTTGTTGGATTAGCATTTGTGAGCCCATTACTATTTATATTAGAGGATAAGTTTGGTTGGAAATTCTTATTTATACTTACAGGACTTGTAGGGATAGCATGGTCAATTGTTTGGTATGCATTATATAGAGACCCAAGTAAAAGTAAACGTATAAATAATGCTGAGCTAAATTATATCAAAGAAGGTGGAGGTATAGTAGAAGATGAGGATGTAGATAATTCCACTACCAAGGAGAAAGCTCAGTTCAAGTTTAGCGATTTAAAGATGATGTTCTCTAACCGTAAGCTTATAGGAATATATATTGGTCAATTCACTATATCATCAACATTTTGGTTTTTCTTAACTTGGTTTCCAACATACCTTGTAGAATATAGACATCTAAGTTTTATAAAGTCAGGTTTTGTTTCATCAGTACCATATTTGGCTGCATTTTGTGGTGTTTTAGTTTCAGGTTTTGTATCAGATAAGCTCATAAAAAAAGGAGTTTCTATGGGAGTAGCAAGAAAAACTCCAATAATTATTGGATTATTATTAACAACAACTATAATTGGAGCAAATTTTGTTGATAGCACTCCATTAATAGTAATGTTCATGGCTATAGCATTTTTCGGTAATGGATTAGCAACTATTACTTGGATATTTGTATCATTATTGGCACCTAAAAATTTAGTTGGATTAGCTGGTGGTGTATTTAACTGCACTGGAGCTTTATCATCAATAGTTATTCCAATTGTAATAGGCATTATTGTATCAGGAGGTAACTTTACTCCAGCAATAGCTTTGATAGGTATTTTAGCTTTAATAGGAGCATTATCATATATATTTATAGTAGGAAAAATAGAAGAAAATAATTAG
- a CDS encoding FAD-dependent oxidoreductase, with the protein MNYKNVKKDITVIGGGLAGVCAAISAARNGKSVSLVQNRGILGGNSSSEIRVWVCGATKHGVNRYARETGIMGELFLENQYRNPDGNPYFWDMLLLEKVKDEKNISLFLNTEVSEIDVIEGEKENKIKSVTGWTIGAETKTKFESEVYLDCSGDGFIGELAGAKYNLGRESRYKYNELLAPEKEDKILLGSTILFYTKDAGHPVKFIPPNFAKDISKTSIPKNRVIKSNDSGCCYWWIELGGEVDIVKDNEIIRDELWTLVYGIWDYIKNSGNYDADNLTLEWVGSIPGKREYRRFIGDYVLNQNDIIEQTEFDDRIAFGGWSIDLHPEKGIYEESCGSRNIQADGVFHIPFRSTYSVNVSNLMFAGRNISASHIAFGATRVMATCATIGEAVGLAAAMCVEDKIIPRDLYMKHIKKLQQILLKQDGSIIGIKNEDMEDKARSASIMASTSLKKIEVVNSNDEYRLTTDIGILFPIENRVEDIEILISSLEQTTLEVELWDTGRAENYIPKNLLKKKKVQVEKGRNQWVKSDFVLESEVARNLFLVVKANDKVTIHLSYEQLTGVLSFTKKAIKNTNLDDYIGINPIVEWSMKEMARKEFCFRIHGETNAYSPGKIIDGYSRPYGGPHMWISEDIKDTDEWIQLEWENDIEINEIHITFNDDVNEDLINLHHHYTDFSVMPELVKDYKVSIWKDNKWEVIASKKNNRKRKEIFKNVGKILANKIRVTIESTNGCRKAEIIEVRVY; encoded by the coding sequence ATGAATTACAAAAATGTAAAAAAGGATATAACCGTAATAGGTGGTGGTTTAGCAGGTGTGTGTGCAGCTATTTCTGCTGCTAGAAATGGTAAAAGTGTTTCTTTAGTGCAAAATCGCGGAATTTTAGGTGGAAATTCTAGTAGTGAAATTCGTGTATGGGTATGTGGAGCAACAAAACATGGAGTAAACAGATATGCCAGAGAAACTGGAATTATGGGAGAATTGTTTTTAGAAAATCAGTATCGCAATCCAGATGGAAATCCATATTTTTGGGACATGCTACTATTAGAAAAGGTAAAAGATGAAAAAAATATTTCTTTATTTTTAAATACAGAAGTATCAGAAATCGATGTAATTGAAGGAGAAAAAGAAAATAAAATAAAATCTGTGACAGGTTGGACAATTGGAGCAGAAACTAAGACAAAATTTGAAAGTGAGGTATATCTAGATTGTTCCGGAGATGGATTTATTGGAGAATTAGCTGGTGCTAAATATAATTTAGGAAGAGAATCCAGATATAAATATAATGAATTATTGGCGCCAGAAAAGGAAGATAAAATTTTATTAGGAAGTACTATATTATTTTATACTAAAGATGCTGGACATCCAGTTAAATTTATTCCACCTAATTTTGCAAAAGATATAAGTAAAACCAGTATTCCAAAGAATAGAGTTATAAAATCCAATGACTCAGGTTGCTGCTATTGGTGGATAGAACTAGGCGGAGAAGTTGATATAGTAAAAGACAATGAAATAATAAGAGATGAGTTATGGACACTAGTATATGGAATATGGGATTATATAAAAAATTCAGGAAATTATGATGCAGACAATCTAACATTAGAGTGGGTTGGGTCAATTCCAGGTAAAAGAGAATATAGGAGATTTATAGGAGATTACGTTTTAAATCAAAATGATATTATTGAACAGACCGAATTTGATGATAGAATAGCTTTTGGTGGTTGGTCAATAGATCTTCATCCTGAGAAAGGAATATATGAGGAAAGCTGTGGCTCGAGAAATATACAAGCTGATGGAGTATTTCATATACCGTTTCGTTCCACATATTCTGTAAACGTATCGAATTTGATGTTTGCTGGAAGAAATATTAGTGCATCACATATAGCTTTTGGAGCAACTAGAGTTATGGCAACTTGCGCTACAATAGGAGAAGCTGTTGGATTAGCGGCAGCAATGTGTGTAGAAGACAAAATTATTCCTAGGGATTTATATATGAAGCATATTAAGAAATTGCAACAGATTTTATTAAAGCAAGATGGATCCATTATAGGAATAAAAAATGAGGACATGGAAGATAAGGCTAGATCAGCATCTATTATGGCATCTACATCATTAAAGAAAATTGAAGTCGTAAATTCTAACGATGAATATAGGTTGACTACAGATATAGGAATTTTATTTCCAATAGAAAACAGAGTTGAAGATATAGAAATACTAATTTCTAGCTTAGAACAGACTACATTGGAAGTAGAACTTTGGGATACAGGCAGAGCAGAAAACTATATTCCTAAAAATCTTTTGAAGAAGAAAAAAGTACAAGTGGAAAAAGGAAGAAATCAATGGGTTAAGAGCGACTTTGTATTAGAATCAGAAGTGGCAAGAAATCTATTTTTGGTTGTAAAGGCTAATGATAAAGTTACAATACATTTATCTTATGAACAATTAACAGGTGTACTTTCATTTACTAAAAAGGCTATAAAAAATACAAATCTTGATGATTATATTGGTATAAATCCAATTGTTGAGTGGTCTATGAAAGAAATGGCTAGAAAAGAATTTTGCTTTAGAATTCATGGTGAAACAAATGCATATTCTCCTGGTAAAATTATAGATGGTTACTCAAGACCTTATGGAGGTCCTCATATGTGGATATCAGAAGATATTAAAGATACAGATGAGTGGATACAACTTGAATGGGAAAATGATATTGAAATTAACGAAATTCATATTACATTTAACGATGATGTAAACGAAGATCTTATAAATCTTCATCACCATTACACTGATTTTTCTGTAATGCCTGAATTAGTTAAAGATTACAAGGTTTCCATATGGAAGGATAATAAATGGGAGGTTATTGCATCTAAGAAAAATAATCGTAAGCGAAAAGAAATATTTAAAAATGTAGGTAAGATTTTAGCAAATAAAATTAGAGTTACCATTGAATCAACAAATGGATGCAGGAAAGCTGAGATAATTGAGGTGAGAGTGTACTAA
- a CDS encoding helix-turn-helix domain-containing protein has protein sequence MFDLNNLNVNINQHIFWDKKEHFLLDEDIDSNWVLYAIEDGECSYEVESHKGKCKFGDIVICPPGIIFKREVITTLTFHFINFSINSGDDTSSFPVGKISVSDLKRLNNMYYYLKLYSHNNNIELNQWKSSLISDIMKLYYIETQYSSSPKNFVQDEIINYSLKYLNKYAYESIKIKDFSASLGLSSVQFTRRFHKCIGTTPIEYITSLRLRRAQVLLLRTEDTLDCIASKCGYDNGFYLSRVFAKNLGISPSDYRKKYR, from the coding sequence ATGTTTGATTTAAATAATCTTAATGTAAATATTAATCAACATATTTTTTGGGATAAAAAAGAACATTTTCTATTGGATGAAGACATAGATTCGAACTGGGTACTTTACGCTATTGAAGATGGTGAATGCAGTTACGAAGTTGAATCTCATAAAGGAAAATGTAAATTTGGTGATATTGTAATTTGTCCACCCGGAATAATTTTCAAAAGAGAGGTCATTACCACTCTTACATTTCACTTCATAAACTTTTCAATAAATTCTGGAGATGATACTTCATCTTTTCCAGTTGGTAAAATATCTGTATCAGATTTAAAAAGACTTAATAATATGTACTATTATTTAAAGCTATATAGTCACAATAACAATATTGAATTAAACCAATGGAAAAGCTCATTGATAAGCGATATTATGAAATTATATTATATAGAAACTCAGTATAGCAGCTCCCCAAAGAACTTTGTTCAGGATGAAATTATAAACTATTCATTAAAGTACTTAAATAAATATGCTTATGAATCAATTAAAATCAAAGATTTTTCAGCTTCGCTAGGACTTAGTTCTGTTCAATTTACTAGACGATTCCACAAGTGTATAGGAACTACTCCTATTGAATATATAACTTCTTTAAGATTAAGAAGAGCTCAAGTATTATTGCTCAGAACCGAAGATACATTAGATTGTATTGCTTCAAAATGTGGATATGATAACGGATTTTATCTTAGTAGGGTCTTTGCCAAGAACTTAGGCATATCACCTTCTGATTACAGAAAAAAATACCGGTAA